The window AATAACCGTTTTACTTGAGCTCGAAGGCTTAGGTTTTGTTCCCAAAGGGGAGGGCGGTCCATTTGCACTAGAGGGTCGTATGGAAATAGGAAAGGATCTTCCTGTTAACACCCATGGCGGGCTCCTATCGCAAGCACACCTTGGAGCTATGCACCACGTTGTAGAAGCTACACTTCAGCTAAGAGGTGATGCAGGACCTAGACAGGTAGACAACCCAGAGGTTGCCCTAGTTCATGGCAACGGTGGCATCGTATCTGCGCACAGCACAATACTACTAGGGAAAGAACCCCTTTCATAAGAAATAAGGAGATTAAGAAACAATGTCAGAAGAAAAAACATATAATAAACCGCTTCCGGATTTTAGACCGGAAACTAAACCATACTGGGAAGCTACCAAAAACCACGCAATGGTTCTCCCTAGATCAAAAGAGACAGGGGAGTTCTTTTTCTATCCACGCGCGGTATCCCCAGGGGATGATATGTCTGAGGACATAGAGTGGGTAGAGGCAAGTGGAAAGGGTAAAGTGTGGACCTATGCTATTCATCACATGGGCCCATCAAAAGCATACAAAGGCGAGCCCCCATATGTTGTGGCTCTAATTGAGCTTGAAGAAGGGGTTAAAATGATGAGTAACGTCATCGATGTTGATGTTAATGATGTTCATGTGGGAATGGAAGTAGAAGTAGTTTATGACGACGTTACTGATGAAGTAACGCTTCCAAAATTTAAACCTGTTTAAATACAGGCACAGGCAAAGCCTGTTTTAATTAAAAGAAAACCAAAGCGGCTCAGGCCATCACGCTTGGGCCGCACTTATATTCTAATCGGAAGGAGGCTGCAATAATGGCAGAGGATACAAGAGTTTTTTATGAAGATTTAGAAGTGGACGCCGAGCACAAAAGCACTGGGCGCACAATTACTGAGGCTGATGTAGTAAGTTTTGCTGGACTATCTGGCGACTTTAACAACATGCACATTGATGAAGAGTT is drawn from Thermodesulfobacteriota bacterium and contains these coding sequences:
- a CDS encoding OB-fold domain-containing protein, which translates into the protein MSEEKTYNKPLPDFRPETKPYWEATKNHAMVLPRSKETGEFFFYPRAVSPGDDMSEDIEWVEASGKGKVWTYAIHHMGPSKAYKGEPPYVVALIELEEGVKMMSNVIDVDVNDVHVGMEVEVVYDDVTDEVTLPKFKPV